The Choristoneura fumiferana chromosome 10, NRCan_CFum_1, whole genome shotgun sequence genome has a segment encoding these proteins:
- the LOC141431608 gene encoding neuropeptides capa receptor-like isoform X2, with translation MCNINDISEVNLKKWSEFLEKSLQIDCTLYQLVYGSVMFIIFVVSLFGNSLICCVIYSDKSMHTATNYYLFNLAASDIMLTFAITIEIFQHLIYQNSQLICLIQWFAVACLWNNSILTITALSVERYVAIWHPLLLKSTPVWQRVLKVISLLWLLAIMEALPELLTVNLIRTSESAVCFTIPSPLARILNGVLGILTFVLPLIIMVFVYSMIIFKVNIKQKKISSDNVFNHRDPRRRVNGLMIAMTVSFFVCWTPFFMARVLLCIADDEYLSYLAEWWTVVFKFININSWFSVVLNPILFSLMSSKFQKSLKHFWNSKIRRTPSV, from the exons ATGTGTAATATCAATGACATCAGTGAAGTAAACTTAAAAAAGTGGTCGGAATTTCTGGAAAAATCATTGCAAATAGACTGCACGTTGTACCAATTGGTTTATGGGTCGGTTATGTTTATAATTTTCGTGGTTAGTCTCTTCGGTAACTCGCTGATCTGCTGCGTAATCTACTCAGACAAATCTATGCACACGGCAACTAATTACTATTTGTTCAACTTAGCAGCATCGGATATAATGCTCACTTTCGCAATAACGATAGAAATTTTTCAGCATCTTATATACCAGAACAGCCAGTTGATATGCCTGATACAGTGGTTCGCTGTGGCATGTTTATGGAATAATAGCATTTTGACTATAACTGCATTGTCAGTGGAGAGATATGTGGCTATTTGGCACCCCCTACTGTTGAAGTCAACTCCAGTGTGGCAAAGAGTACTGAAGGTCATTAGTCTGCTGTGGTTACTGGCTATTATGGAAGCACTGCCTGAGTTGCTGACAGTCAATCTAATAAGAACGAGTGAATCAGCAGTGTGTTTTACGATCCCTTCTCCTCTAGCCAGAATTCTAAACGGAGTGTTGGGAATTTTAACATTCGTATTACCGCTTATCATCATGGTATTTGTATACTCGatgataatttttaaagtgaaCATCAAGCAGAAAAAGATTTCTAGCGACAACGTTTTTAACCACCGTGATCCCAGAAGACGAGTTAACGGCCTCATGA TAGCGATGACGGTATCATTTTTCGTATGCTGGACGCCCTTCTTCATGGCTAGAGTACTCTTGTGTATAGCAGACGACGAATATCTATCTTATCTAGCCgag TGGTGGACTGTAGTATTCAAATTCATCAACATCAACAGCTGGTTCAGTGTCGTGTTGAATCCCATTTTATTCAGCCTTATGtcatcaaaatttcaaaaatctctaaag CATTTCTGGAACTCTAAAATCAGAAGAACACCGTCAGTCTAA
- the LOC141432053 gene encoding medium-chain acyl-CoA ligase ACSF2, mitochondrial-like, with the protein MLFKTIASVSTNVAVQRSLCRTLSSGYLHNPGSEPLTYATFGQVVEASAHRYPGRVAVRSIYEDVTLTYEQLLTKADALSCAFRAQGLKNGDMIGIWSHNNAAWIVTLVAAARAGLISVLLNPIYEKPELSFCVKKTEMKAIVIGDTIKKRNYYKLIEELIPEVHKDKAGSIDSEEFPTLKTVITCDKETLPGTFTFDSLVANRGDASQFNAAVGPDDGAVIHLTSGTTGDPKAALDAHFGYINNSYFIGRRQNLHEGHQTICVQAPLFHAMGSVVTTGAALRYGSTLVLASPTYNANMHLQALLQEKCTVLNGTPTMFVDIISLLRSNGGDPRLRCALSGGAPCSPQLIKDIKQYLNADVVASLFGLSETTAAVFQSLPDDSTELVAETVGYIHDHVEAKVVDDEGKMVPFGSTGELMVRGYCNMIGYYGDPKKTRETLREDGWLYTGDKFTLSEDGYGRIVGRLKDIIVRGGENIAPKEIEDLLNTHPDILESQVVGVSDERLGEELCAVVRLREGAALTPQEVQRHCAGRLAKFKIPRMLRVADEFPKTNSGKIQKFKIRDMIESGKL; encoded by the exons atgtTATTTAAAACTATTGCGTCTGTGTCAACAAATGTTGCCGTACAGAGAAGTCTATG TCGTACATTGTCAAGCGGGTATCTGCACAATCCAGGCTCTGAGCCCCTGACCTACGCCACCTTCGGTCAGGTGGTGGAAGCTTCTGCCCACCGCTACCCCGGAAGAGTTGCGGTTCGATCCATTTACGAGGATGTGACGCTGACCTATGAACAACTACTAACCAAA GCTGATGCTTTAAGCTGTGCTTTTAGAGCACAGGGCTTGAAGAACGGCGATATGATTGGCATCTGGTCACATAATAACGCAGCATGGATTGTCACCCTAGTCGCAGCAGCAAGGGCTGGACTTATATCG gTTTTGCTGAACCCTATATATGAAAAACCAGAATTAAGTTTCTGTGTTAAGAAAACTGAAATGAAAGCCATCGTTATTGGAGAtactattaaaaaaaggaattacTATAAATTAATAGAAGAATTGATACCAGAAGTCCATAAGGACAAAGCGGGGTCGATTGATTCCGAAGAATTTCCTACTTTGAAAACAGTCATTACCTGTGATAAAGAAACATTACC TGGAACATTTACTTTTGACTCCTTAGTAGCGAACAGAGGAGACGCTTCGCAGTTCAATGCTGCAGTAGGACCTGATGATGGCGCTGTCATACATTTGACGTCTGGAACCACCG GTGATCCGAAAGCGGCTTTAGATGCTCACTTTGGATAcattaataatagttatttcaTAGGAAGAAGACAAAATCTACACGAAGGTCATCAAACTATTTGTGTCCAG GCTCCCTTGTTTCACGCAATGGGTTCTGTCGTCACGACGGGTGCAGCTCTCCGCTACGGCTCCACTCTGGTACTGGCATCACCTACTTACAACGCCAACATGCATTTGCAGGCTTTACTGCAGGAAAA ATGCACAGTACTAAATGGAACGCCTACGATGTTCGTGGACATCATATCACTCCTGCGCAGTAATGGCGGAGACCCGCGCCTGCGCTGTGCGCTGAGCGGCGGCGCGCCTTGCAGCCCGCAGCTTATCAAAGACATTAAACAGTATCTCAATGCCGACGTCGTGGCG AGCTTGTTCGGCTTGTCGGAGACCACAGCAGCAGTATTCCAGTCACTACCTGACGACAGTACGGAGCTCGTCGCAGAAACTGTCGGATACATCCACGACCACGTAGAAGCCAAG GTAGTCGATGATGAAGGGAAAATGGTGCCGTTCGGCAGCACGGGCGAGCTTATGGTGAGGGGTTATTGCAACATGATTGGCTACTACGGTGACCCCAAAAAGACAAGGGAAACGCTGAGAGAAGATGGCTGGTTGTATACCGG AGACAAATTTACTCTGAGTGAAGACGGATATGGACGTATAGTGGGCAGACTCAAAGATATAATTGTCAGAGGAGGGGAGAATATAGCACCAAAGGAGATTGAAGACTTGCTCAACACGCATCCAGATATCCTTGAGAGTCAG GTGGTCGGAGTATCAGACGAAAGATTGGGTGAGGAGTTGTGCGCGGTGGTGCGGCTACGAGAAGGTGCCGCCCTAACACCGCAGGAGGTGCAGCGTCACTGCGCCGGCCGTCTAGCCAAGTTCAAGATCCCCAGGATGTTGAGGGTAGCAGACGAATTCCCAAAGACGAACTCTGGCAAGATACAAAAGTTCAAGATTCGGGACATGATTGAATCTGGAAagctttaa
- the LOC141432049 gene encoding cytochrome P450 4C1-like, with amino-acid sequence MFLFIILFLVLVLVLHLHFRFSRAGRLIAKIPGPTGWPLIGNILQVLLPADKLFLYARNLRVCYKNSPIVKMTSFNIRIVAIYDPDDIEKILSSIRFIEKSQPYTFLVPWLGEGLLVSNGQKWHQRRKLLTSAFHFNILKQFSYTIIEQTEELVNRIQAEVGNSKTALEPIITRATLRIMCETSMGTSMLEGTSLNKYFKAIHTVGHCVINRMIRPWIYPDWLFRLSAISKIQTPAIKYLHSYTNRIIQERKIYKDKSSKVIFDYDQCGLKNQRALLDLLLEKEKHSKIDDHGIREEVDTFMFEGHDTTAMALCFMIMRIANEPIIQNAIYKELKHVFCGTQRPVTYEDLKEMKYLECCIKESLRIYPSVPFIAREITEDVTLGGYQVPAGTSCQIHVFDIHRLEDLYPEPEKFIPERFINDRRHPYAYIPFSAGPRNCIGMKFAMMELKIVMSSLLRRFRVEPVTRPEDVRFTGDLVLRAKHPLFVRFVPREPTGSFAPL; translated from the exons atgtttttgtttattattttgttccttgtATTAGTTCTAGTTTTGCATTTGCATTTTCGATTTAGCCGTGCAGGGAGACTGATTGCCAAAATTCCAGGACCAACAGGATGGCCTTTGATTGGAAATATCTTGCAGGTTTTGTTGCCAGCCG ATAAACTTTTTCTATATGCAAGAAACCTGCGCgtttgttacaaaaatagtCCGATAGTGAAAATGACTTCTTTTAATATTCGCATAGTGGCAATATATGATCCGGATGATATCGAG aaaataCTGTCGTCAATACGTTTTATAGAAAAAAGTCAACCTTATACTTTCCTTGTGCCTTGGCTTGGCGAAGGCTTGTTAGTGAGCAAtg GTCAAAAATGGCATCAGAGGAGAAAACTACTAACTTCCGCATTCCATTTCAACATCTTGAAACAGTTTTCCTACACGATCATTGAACAGACTGAGGAATTGGTGAACAGAATCCAGGCAGAAGTAGGCAACTCAAAAACGGCTTTAGAGCCAATCATCACGAGGGCAACTCTTCGCATTATGTGTG aaacttCAATGGGCACGTCGATGCTTGAAGGTACatctttgaataaatatttcaaagcAATTCATACCGTCGGTCATTGCGTAATTAATCGAATGATAAGGCCTTGGATTTATCCTGACTGGTTATTCCGACTCTCtgccatatcaaaaatacaaactccTGCCATAAAATATCTACACAGCTACACAAATCGCATTATCCAAGAGAGAAAGATCTACAAAGATAAGAGTAGTAAAGTAATTTTCGATTACGATCAATGTGGCCTTAAAAATCAACGTGCTTTATTAGATTTGCTTCTTGAAAAAGAAAAGCATAGCAAGATAGATGACCATGGAATTCGAGAGGAAGTGGATACATTCATGTTTGAG GGTCATGACACAACGGCAATGGCgttatgttttatgattatGAGGATTGCAAATGAACCAATTATACAG AATGCTATCTACAAGGAGCTAAAGCACGTATTTTGTGGAACTCAACGCCCAGTTACGTATGAAGATCTTAAGGAAATGAAATACCTTGAATGCTGCATCAAAGAGTCTTTGCGTATTTATCCAAGCGTACCGTTTATAGCTCGCGAAATAACTGAAGATGTCACTTTGG GTGGTTACCAAGTGCCGGCTGGGACTAGCTGCCAAATTCACGTGTTTGACATCCACAGACTAGAAGATCTGTATCCAGAGCCTGAGAAGTTCATTCCTGAGAGGTTCATCAATGATAGGCGCCATCCATATGCATACATTCCCTTTAGCGCCGGGCCCAGGAATTGTATAG GAATGAAGTTCGCCATGATGGAGCTGAAGATAGTAATGAGCAGCCTACTGCGGCGGTTTCGCGTGGAGCCAGTGACACGGCCCGAAGACGTTCGCTTCACGGGGGACCTCGTGCTTCGCGCTAAGCATCCGCTTTTCGTGCGTTTCGTGCCGAGGGAGCCCACGGGATCTTTTGCTCCTCTGTAg
- the LOC141431608 gene encoding neuropeptides capa receptor-like isoform X1, translating into MCNINDISEVNLKKWSEFLEKSLQIDCTLYQLVYGSVMFIIFVVSLFGNSLICCVIYSDKSMHTATNYYLFNLAASDIMLTFAITIEIFQHLIYQNSQLICLIQWFAVACLWNNSILTITALSVERYVAIWHPLLLKSTPVWQRVLKVISLLWLLAIMEALPELLTVNLIRTSESAVCFTIPSPLARILNGVLGILTFVLPLIIMVFVYSMIIFKVNIKQKKISSDNVFNHRDPRRRVNGLMSKYFQYFSSLYSPLCYRQLMTSMHRHRFRFKASWSAGNYPWFFCSRPAIQFYQGLTYLSMFLLFPVAMTVSFFVCWTPFFMARVLLCIADDEYLSYLAEWWTVVFKFININSWFSVVLNPILFSLMSSKFQKSLKHFWNSKIRRTPSV; encoded by the exons ATGTGTAATATCAATGACATCAGTGAAGTAAACTTAAAAAAGTGGTCGGAATTTCTGGAAAAATCATTGCAAATAGACTGCACGTTGTACCAATTGGTTTATGGGTCGGTTATGTTTATAATTTTCGTGGTTAGTCTCTTCGGTAACTCGCTGATCTGCTGCGTAATCTACTCAGACAAATCTATGCACACGGCAACTAATTACTATTTGTTCAACTTAGCAGCATCGGATATAATGCTCACTTTCGCAATAACGATAGAAATTTTTCAGCATCTTATATACCAGAACAGCCAGTTGATATGCCTGATACAGTGGTTCGCTGTGGCATGTTTATGGAATAATAGCATTTTGACTATAACTGCATTGTCAGTGGAGAGATATGTGGCTATTTGGCACCCCCTACTGTTGAAGTCAACTCCAGTGTGGCAAAGAGTACTGAAGGTCATTAGTCTGCTGTGGTTACTGGCTATTATGGAAGCACTGCCTGAGTTGCTGACAGTCAATCTAATAAGAACGAGTGAATCAGCAGTGTGTTTTACGATCCCTTCTCCTCTAGCCAGAATTCTAAACGGAGTGTTGGGAATTTTAACATTCGTATTACCGCTTATCATCATGGTATTTGTATACTCGatgataatttttaaagtgaaCATCAAGCAGAAAAAGATTTCTAGCGACAACGTTTTTAACCACCGTGATCCCAGAAGACGAGTTAACGGCCTCATGAGTAAGTACTTCCAATATTTTAGCAGTTTATACAGTCCTTTGTGCTACAGGCAACTTATGACTTCTATGCACAGACACAGATTTAGATTTAAAGCAAGTTGGTCTGCTGGAAATTATCCCTGGTTTTTCTGTTCACGACCCGCAATACAGTTTTATCAGGGCTTGACTTACTTGAGTATGTTTCTACTGTTTCCAGTAGCGATGACGGTATCATTTTTCGTATGCTGGACGCCCTTCTTCATGGCTAGAGTACTCTTGTGTATAGCAGACGACGAATATCTATCTTATCTAGCCgag TGGTGGACTGTAGTATTCAAATTCATCAACATCAACAGCTGGTTCAGTGTCGTGTTGAATCCCATTTTATTCAGCCTTATGtcatcaaaatttcaaaaatctctaaag CATTTCTGGAACTCTAAAATCAGAAGAACACCGTCAGTCTAA
- the LOC141432050 gene encoding uncharacterized protein yields MEHSEKPISDPHITSCLEIEEKRIEAEKAAVVQVIQQINTLVEQTTERDEKIIRETKILGQELAREEIFLHVCAAMETIFTEQSREEIKQIEQLYQMLTEKLPYKQNLDRILEYKRMENKAILHADPIFALIQEEARLKRQLEELGIHVPPPNDP; encoded by the exons ATGGAGCACAGTGAAAAACCTATTAGCGATCCTCATATCACTAGTTGTCTAGAGATAGAAGAAAAG CGGATAGAAGCGGAGAAAGCAGCAGTGGTACAAGTGATACAGCAGATTAACACCCTAGTGGAACAAACCACGGAAAGAG ACGAAAAGATTATTCGTGAAACTAAGATCCTCGGACAAGAGCTCGCCCGCGAGGAAATTTTTTTACACGTATGTGCAGCAATGGAGACCATCTTTACGGAACAATCAAGAGAAGAGATTAAGCAAATAGAGCAACTTTAT cAAATGTTAACTGAGAAACTACCATACAAGCAAAATTTGGACCGTATACTGGAATATAAACGTATGGAAAATAAAGCTATACTACATGCCGACCCTATATTC GCGTTAATTCAAGAAGAGGCACGTCTCAAACGACAGTTGGAAGAATTAGGTATCCACGTACCACCACCGAACGACCCTTAA